GCCAAGATGTCTTCTTCTCTGATGACAAGGAGTTCTTCTCCATCGAGTTTAATTTCGTTTCCGGCATACTTGCTGAATAGAACCTTGTCTCCAACCTTAACTTTTAAAGGCCTAATTTCACCGTTATCAAGGAGTTTTCCCTCTCCAACGGCAATAACTTCTCCTATTTGAGATTCCTC
Above is a genomic segment from Balnearium lithotrophicum containing:
- the groES gene encoding co-chaperone GroES, translating into MKLKPLYDRVVVKKIEVEQKTSGGIILPDTAKEESQIGEVIAVGEGKLLDNGEIRPLKVKVGDKVLFSKYAGNEIKLDGEELLVIREEDILAIVED